A genome region from Trichosurus vulpecula isolate mTriVul1 chromosome 5, mTriVul1.pri, whole genome shotgun sequence includes the following:
- the GNB3 gene encoding guanine nucleotide-binding protein G(I)/G(S)/G(T) subunit beta-3 translates to MGEMEQLRQEAEQLKKQIADARKACADTTLAELTSGLEVVGRIQMRTRRTLRGHLAKIYAMHWSTDSKLLVSASQDGKLIVWDTYTTNKVHAIPLRSSWVMTCAYAPSGNFVACGGLDNMCSIYSLKSREGNVKVSRELSAHTGYLSCCRFLDDNNIVTSSGDTTCALWDIETGQQKMVFLGHTGDCMSLAVSPDFKLFISGACDASAKLWDVREGTCRQTFTGHESDINAICFFPNGEAICTGSDDATCRLFDLRADQELITYSHESIICGITSVAFSRSGRLLLAGYDDFNCNIWDSMKGERVGTLSGHDNRVSCLGITADGMAVATGSWDSFLKIWN, encoded by the exons ATGGGGGAGATGGAGCAATTGCGTCAGGAAGCTGAACAGCTCAAGAAACAGATTGCG GATGCCCGGAAAGCCTGTGCTGACACCACCCTGGCAGAG CTTACTTCTGGTCTCGAGGTTGTTGGGCGGATTCAGATGCGGACACGTCGGACTCTCCGTGGACACTTGGCCAAGATCTACGCCATGCATTGGTCTACTGATTCTAA GCTGCTCGTGAGTGCTTCACAGGATGGGAAGCTGATTGTGTGGGATACCTACACGACCAACAAG GTCCATGCCATCCCACTTCGTTCGTCTTGGGTCATGACCTGTGCCTATGCTCCATCGGGAAACTTCGTGGCCTGTGGGGGGCTGGACAACATGTGCTCCATCTACAGCCTTAAATCCCGAGAGGGCAATGTCAAAGTCAGCCGGGAGCTCTCTGCCCACACAG GTTACCTCTCCTGCTGCCGGTTCTTAGATGACAACAACATTGTGACCAGCTCTGGAGATACCACATG CGCTCTGTGGGACATTGAGACTGGCCAGCAGAAGATGGTATTTTTGGGCCACACAGGAGATTGCATGAGCCTGGCTGTTTCTCCCGATTTCAAACTCTTTATCTCTGGGGCCTGTGATGCCAGCGCCAAGCTGTGGGATGTACGAGAGGGGACTTGCCGCCAAACTTTCACCGGTCACGAGTCTGACATCAATGCTATCTGC TTCTTTCCCAATGGTGAAGCAATTTGTACTGGCTCCGACGATGCCACCTGTCGTCTCTTCGACCTGCGGGCTGACCAGGAGCTGATCACGTACTCACACGAAAGCATCATCTGCGGGATCACATCGGTGGCCTTCTCCCGAAGTGGCCGGCTGCTGCTGGCTGGCTATGATGACTTTAACTGCAACATCTGGGACTCCATGAAGGGGGAGCGTGTGG GGACCCTCTCAGGCCATGACAACAGGGTCAGTTGCCTGGGGATTACAGCTGATGGGATGGCAGTGGCCACAGGCTCCTGGGACAGCTTCCTCAAGATCTGGAATTGA
- the P3H3 gene encoding prolyl 3-hydroxylase 3, which yields MLSLLLLLLLLPPRGCAEPPGLAQLPRLAPLQSPDLLYADGLRAYAAGAWERAVALLREALRSRAEVGRARRDCGARCAAEPGTELPPVPSNDPGSDFSPGPWERLLLRAALRRAECLSQCAARRLGPRGAAGHRAVRALRDAFRRREPYNYLQRAYYKLKKLDLAVAAAHTYYVANPKHLQIREDMVKYHRMSGVRRQSFRDLENPLHWAAYDEGLELLKRQEVAAALPLLEEALRESLAQMENCRAECEGPEEQLAEEEKEEEGEAQPESQSGLYEAIAGHWIRVLQCRQRCPGAVATRPGQDSPISDFLPSQLWQLQEAHAQVGNLSQAVENALSILLFYPEDEAVNGALKKYQKLLGEQSPDLSAREDIRHFVLQSLGEKKLLYYAMVHLGTSFKDPDPWTPENLIPEGLRKKLREDQEKRPWDSKPPEPESLAKWRDIHFLEGVTLTQDAGQLNGSERAVLDGLLTPTECKILLQLAKDAARTGDGYRSRRSPHTPHEFFEGLTVLRAAQLAQAGAVGRQGAKLLLEASERARNLTEAYFSPGWPLHLSFTHLVCRTAIDGEQEQRMDLSHPVHADNCLLDPYSGECWKEPPAYTYRDYSGLLYLNDDFQGGDLFFTEPDALTVTAQVRPQCGRLVAFSSGRENPHGVWAVTKGRRCTLALWHTRAPEHMEQDRAEAEMLLREQEELEEGEIPSGGSSPEPPSALGRRPQQTRLEVERQRPAREEL from the exons ATGCTCtcgctcctccttctcctcctgctcctgccgCCCCGGGGCTGCGCGGAGCCCCCAGGCCTGGCCCAGCTGCCCCGGCTAGCGCCTCTCCAGTCCCCAGACCTGCTGTACGCGGACGGGCTGCGCGCCTATGCCGCAGGGGCCTGGGAGCGGGCGGTCGCGCTCCTTCGGGAGGCGCTGAGAAGCAGGGCCGAAGTGGGCCGCGCGAGGCGTGACTGCGGGGCCCGGTGCGCGGCCGAGCCGGGGACCGAGCTGCCCCCGGTGCCCTCGAACGACCCTGGCTCCGACTTCAGCCCGGGGCCCTGGGAAAGGCTGCTACTCCGCGCCGCGCTCCGGCGAGCCGAATGCTTGAGCCAGTGCGCTGCCCGGAGGCTGGGACCCAGGGGTGCCGCCGGGCACCGAGCGGTGCGTGCGCTGCGGGATGCCTTCCGCCGCCGGGAGCCCTACAACTACTTGCAGAGGGCCTACTACAAG CTGAAGAAATTGGACCTGGCCGTGGCAGCAGCccacacctactatgtggcaaacCCAAAGCATCTCCAGATCCGAGAGGACATGGTGAAGTATCACCGAATGTCTGGAGTGCGGCGTCAGAGCTTCCGGGACCTTGAGAACCCCCTTCACTGG GCGGCCTATGATGAGGGCCTGGAGCTGCTGAAGAGACAGGAGGTAGCAGCTGCGCTGCCTCTCCTGGAAGAGGCCCTTAGGGAGAGCCTGGCCCAGATGGAGAACTGCCGAGCTGAGTGTGAGGGGCCAGAGGAGCAGCTcgcagaggaggagaaggaggaggaaggggaggctcAGCCTGAGAGCCAGAGCGGCCTCTATGAGGCCATTGCAG GACACTGGATCAGAGTTCTGCAGTGCCGGCAGCGCTGTCCTGGGGCCGTAGCCACACGACCTGGCCAGGACTCCCCCATCTCTGACTTTCTGCCCAGCCAGCTGTGGCAGCTGCAGGAAGCCCATGCTCAAG TGGGGAATCTATCCCAGGCTGTAGAAAATGCCTTGAGTATCCTGCTCTTCTATCCTGAGGATGAGGCTGTGAATGGAGCCCTGAAAAAATACCAGAAGCTGCTGGGAGAACAGAGTCCTGACCTTAGCGCCAGAGAG GACATCCGGCATTTTGTTCTTCAGTCCCTGGGGGAGAAGAAGCTGCTGTACTATGCCATGGTACACCTGGGGACCAGTTTCAAAGATCCT GATCCCTGGACTCCAGAGAATCTTATCCCTGAGGGACTGAGAAAGAAACTTAG AGAGGATCAGGAGAAGAGGCCTTGGGACTCCAAACCTCCGGAGCCAGAGTCCCTGGCAAAGTGGAGGG ATATCCATTTTTTGGAGGGTGTGACCCTAACCCAGGATGCAGGGCAGCTGAATGGTTCTGAGAGGGCGGTGCTGGATGGACTGCTCACGCCTACTGAGTGTAAAATCCTGCTGCAGTTGGCCAAg GATGCGGCTAGGACAGGAGATGGTTACCGGAGCCGGCGCTCTCCCCACACTCCTCATGAGTTCTTTGAGGGGCTCACAGTACTCAGGGCTGCACAG CTGGCCCAGGCTGGAGCTGTGGGCAGACAGGGAGCTAAACTGTTGCTGGAGGCCAGTGAGCGGGCTCGGAACTTGACCGAGGCCTACTTCTCTCCCGGATGGCCCCTGCACCTCTCCTTCACTCACCTAGTGTGCCGAACTGCCATCGATG GGGAGCAAGAACAGCGGATGGACCTGAGCCACCCAGTCCATGCTGACAACTGTCTCCTGGACCCTTACAGTGGGGAGTGCTGGAAGGAGCCTCCAGCATACACCTACCGGGACTACAG tgGTCTCCTCTATCTCAATGATGACTTCCAGGGTGGGGACCTGTTCTTTACTGAGCCAGATGCACTCACTGTGACG GCCCAAGTTCGCCCTCAGTGTGGACGCCTTGTGGCCTTcagctctggaagagagaatccCCATGGAGTGTGGGCTGTGACAAAGGGACGCCGATGCACCTTAGCTCTATGGCACACTCGGGCCCCGGAGCACATGGAACAG GACCGGGCAGAGGCTGAGATGCTGCTACGAGAACAGGAAGaacttgaggagggagaaataccCAGTGGGGGCTCCTCCCCAGAGCCTCCCAGTGCTTTGGGAAGGAGGCCACAGCAAACCCGATTGGAGGTGGAAAGGCAACGTCCTGCTCGGGAAGAGCTTTGA
- the GPR162 gene encoding probable G-protein coupled receptor 162, whose product MARGGTGVEEASLRSNALSWLACGMLALLANAWIILSISAKQQKHKPLELLLCFLAGTHILMAAVPLTTFAVVQLRRQASSDYDWNESICKVFVSTYYTLALATCFTVASLSYHRMWMVRWPVNYRLSNAKKQALHAVMGIWMVSFILSTLPSIGWHNNGERYYARGCQFIVSKIGLGFGVCFSLLLLGGIVMGLVCVAITFYQTLWARPRRARRARKSGGREGSRGGGPGGLGTQPAFEVPAIVVEDARGKRRSSLDGSESAKTSLQVTNLVSAIVFLYDSLTGVPILAVSFFSLKSDSAPPWMVLAVLWCSMVQTLLLPSFIWSCERYRADVRTVWEQCVAIMSEEDGEDDGACNDYTDGRVCKIRFDANGAAGPGGQDPTQVKMLSGRHMLFPPLERVHYLQVPLSRRLSHDETNIFSTPRSPGSFLHKWSSSDDIRMIPSSNRELGALRGMEDDEEESGALTNLHQFLESRMLGGGGGPLKGPGFFRDEITTFIDETPLPSPAASPGPSPRRPRAPGLLPRRLSLGSPDTGVTGVSAGLYTGRRCSLTGVEGDSQAWGGTWGPNIPIFPPLSL is encoded by the exons atggcTCGGGGCGGGACAGGGGTGGAAGAGGCCTCCCTCCGCTCCAATGCCTTGTCATGGCTGGCCTGTGGAATGTTGGCCCTCCTGGCCAATGCATGGATAATTCTCAGCATCTCAGCCAAGCAGCAGAAACACAAACCCCTGGAACTATTGCTCTGCTTCCTGGCTGGCACCCACATCCTCATGGCAGCAGTGCCCCTCACCACCTTTGCTGTGGTGCAGCTCCGACGCCAGGCCTCTTCAGACTACGACTGGAATGAGAGCATCTGCAAAGTTTTTGTCTCTACTTACTACACGCTGGCCCTAGCCACCTGCTTCACCGTGGCCTCACTCTCCTATCACCGGATGTGGATGGTCCGCTGGCCTGTCAACTACCGGCTCAGCAATGCCAAGAAGCAGGCATTGCATGCCGTCATGGGCATCTGGATGGTCAGCTTCATCCTATCCACGCTACCTTCCATTGGCTGGCACAACAATGGCGAGCGTTATTATGCCCGGGGCTGCCAATTCATTGTCTCCAAGATCGGGCTGGGTTTTGGGGTCTGCTTTAGCCTCTTGTTGCTTGGTGGCATCGTCATGGGGCTGGTGTGCGTGGCCATCACCTTCTACCAGACACTGTGGGCCCGACCCCGTCGGGCAAGACGGGCCCGGAAATCAGGGGGTAGAGAGGGCTCAAGAGGGGGAGGTCCAGGGGGCCTAGGGACCCAGCCAGCATTTGAGGTTCCAGCCATTGTAGTGGAGGATGCCCGAGGGAAGCGTCGGTCTTCGCTGGATGGCTCTGAATCAGCCAAGACGTCCCTGCAGGTCACCAACCTGGTCAGCGCCATCGTCTTTCTCTACGACTCACTCACTGGGGTGCCCATCCTG GCAGTGAGCTTCTTCTCACTCAAGTCCGACTCTGCGCCCCCATGGATGGTGCTGGCTGTGCTATGGTGCTCCATGGTACAGACTCTGCTCCTGCCCTCCTTCATCTGGTCCTGTGAGCGTTACCGAGCCGATGTGCGCACCGTGTGGGAGCAGTGTGTGGCTATCATGTCCGAGGAGGATGGCGAGGATG ATGGAGCCTGCAATGACTATACTGATGGCCGGGTCTGCAAAATTCGTTTTGATGCTAATGGGGCTGCTGGGCCAGGGGGCCAAGACCCCACCCAGGTGAAGATGCTGAGTGGGAGGCACATGCTATTTCCTCCTCTTGAAAGAGTCCACTATTTGCAG GTCCCATTGTCCAGACGACTATCCCATGATGAGACCAACATCTTCTCTACTCCTCGTTCACCTGGCTCCTTCCTGCATAAGTGGTCATCTTCAGATGACATCCGGATGATTCCATCCTCAAACAGGGAACTAGGGGCACTCCGAGGCATGGAAGATGATGAAGAGGAGTCTGGAGCATTGACCAATCTGCATCAATTCCTGGAAAGCAGAATGCTAGGAGGAGGTGGAGGACCTCTAAAGGGCCCTGGCTTCTTCCGAGATGAGATCACTACCTTCATTGATGAAACACCCTTGCCTTCTCCAGCTGCCTCCCCAGGTCCTTCTCCCCGTCGGCCCCGGGCCCCAGGTCTCTTACCCCGTCGTCTTTCCCTAGGGTCTCCTGATACTGGGGTGACTGGAGTGTCTGCGGGGCTATATACAGGGAGACGGTGCTCCCTCACTGGAGTTGAGGGGGACTCTCAGGCTTGGGGGGGAACTTGGGGTCCAAACATACCTATATTCCCCCCATTGAGCCTGTGA